One window of the Dreissena polymorpha isolate Duluth1 chromosome 5, UMN_Dpol_1.0, whole genome shotgun sequence genome contains the following:
- the LOC127832581 gene encoding uncharacterized protein LOC127832581, protein MKFAVALLVIALAASVSKVQAQSNFLEFAMLQNALGTLGGQTGANTVGTSGTGATGYPTGNAGSVSEIANPLGGSQPGGGQQGNNMFGLGAFGLLGDSMRDYSMCTMMFPTMPQLCMMGLY, encoded by the exons ATGAAATTCGCTGTAGCTCTGTTAGTGATTGCCTTGGCGGCCTCTGTATCGAAGGTTCAGGCTCAGTCTAATTTTCTCGAGTTTGCTATGCTGCAGAACGCTTTAGGGACTTTAGGAGGCCAAACTGGAGCTAACACTGTTGGCACTTCTGGCACTGGAGCTACCGGATATCCGACAGGAAATGCCGGAAGCGTATCCGAGATTGCCAATCCACTCGGAGGCAGTCAGCCCGGAGGCGGCCAGCAAGGCAACAATATGTTCGGGCTTGGCGCATTTGGACTTTTAGGAG ATTCAATGCGGGATTATTCTATGTGCACCATGATGTTCCCTACCATGCCGCAGTTGTGTATGATGGGACTATATTGA